One stretch of Numenius arquata chromosome 8, bNumArq3.hap1.1, whole genome shotgun sequence DNA includes these proteins:
- the HOOK1 gene encoding protein Hook homolog 1 has protein sequence METKPADLLLCDSLILWLQTFHTAAPCRDVQDLTNGVAMAQVLHQIDVAWFDASWLNRIKDDVGDNWRIKSSNLKKILQGIMDYYHEFLGQQISEELIPDLNQISENSNPTELGRLLQLILGCAVNCERKQEHIQNIMTLEESVQHVVMTAIQELMSKEVTGPSTSDASSEMEQQLKKALEDLQEALAEKEELAQRCQELDLQVAALQDEKNSLMSENEIMNDRLDQIDDSLDDPNTVVAKKYFHAQLQLEQLQEENFRLEAAKDDYRVHCEDLEKQLIELQHRNNELTSLAEESRALKDENDILRATADKASKLESTVEVYRKKLQDLNDFRRQVKSLQETNMMYMHNTVSLEDELKKANAARAQLETYKRQVQELHNKLSEESKRADKLAFEMKRLEEKHEALIKEKERLIVQCDALKETNEELRYSQMQQDHLSQTGASRVKSHENLAAEILPVEYREMFIRLQHENKMLMLQQEGSENERITELQEQLEQKHRTVNELETEKRLNEERIGELQQQIEDLQKTLQEQGSKNEGSSNLKQKLAAHMEKLNEVHDELQKKEADLAELQPDDSQNPQKIGELEAALRKKDEDMKAMEERYKMYLEKARNVIKTLDPKLNPASAEIMLLRKQLMEKDKKIDALEAEFKLAKLRDYEEKLIVTAWYNKSMTLQKLGMESRLVGSSGAYRDGPGRSFLAQQRHVTNTRRNLTVKVQGATSD, from the exons tTGCAGACGTTCCATACTGCTGCACCTTGCAGAGATGTTCAGGACTTGACTAATGGGGTTGCCATGGCGCAGGTACTTCACCAAAT agaTGTTGCTTGGTTTGATGCATCTTGGCTAAATCGCATTAAAGATGATGTTGGTGACAACTGGAGAATAAAG TCCAGTAATCTGAAGAAGATACTTCAAGGAATTATGGACTACTATCATGAG tttttgggtCAGCAAATTTCAGAAGAGCTTATTCCAGACTTAAACCAGATATCTGAGAACTCGAATCCCACTGAACTGGGCAGGCTTCTGCAGCTTATTTTAGGTTGTGCAGTCAACTGTGAAAGGAAACAAG AACACATACAGAATATCATGACCCTTGAAGAGTCTGTTCAACATGTTGTCATGACTGCCATTCAAGAG CTTATGAGCAAGGAAGTAACGGGTCCTTCCACGAGTGATGCTTCAAGTGAAATGGAACAGCAG cttaaaaaagctTTGGAAGATCTTCAGGAAGCACTAGCAGAAAAAGAAGAGTTGGCACAGAGATGTCAAGAGCTAGATTTACAG GTGGCTGCCCTCCAGGATGAAAAAAACAGCTTGATGTCAGAAAATGAGATTATGAATGACAGGCTGGATCAAATAGACGACTCTCTTGATGATCCAAATACTGTGGttgcaaaaaagtattttcatgcaCAGTTGCAGCTGGAGCaactgcaagaagaaaacttCAG ACTTGAAGCTGCAAAAGATGATTATCGTGTCCACTGTGAAGACCTAGAAAAACAGCTGATTGAACTGCAACATAGAAACAACGAACTGACCTCTTTGGCAGAAGAATCTAGAGCCTTGAAAGATGAAAATGATATTCTTAG GGCTACTGCAGACAAGGCAAGTAAGCTGGAATCAACTGTTGAAGTGTATCGTAAAAAGCTTCAGGATCTCAATGACTTCCGCAGACAAGTCAAGTCTCTGCAAGAAACAAACATGATGTATATGCACAACACAGTCAGTTTGGAGGATGAACTGAAGAAAGCCAACGCGGCACGTGCCCAACTGGAAACCTACAAAAGACAG GTCCAGGAGCTGCATAACAAACTGTCTGAAGAATCAAAAAGAGCTGATAAGCTCGCATTTGAAATGAAGAGActtgaagaaaaacatgaagcTTTAATCAAAGAAAAAGAG AGACTGATAGTGCAGTGTGATGCATTAAAAGAGACAAATGAAGAGCTCCGGTATTCACAGATGCAGCAGGATCACCTGAGTCAAACAG GTGCATCTCGTGTTAAAAGCCATGAGAATCTTGCTGCTGAAATTCTGCCAGTGGAATATAG AGAAATGTTTATTCGTCTGCAGCATGAAAATAAGATGCTTATGTTACAACAGGAAGGATCAGAGAATGAACGTATTACAGAGCTCCAGGAACAGCTGGAGCAAAAGCATCGGACGGTGAACGAACTAGAAACGGAGAAAAG GCTAAATGAAGAGCGTATCGGGGAGTTACAACAGCAGATTGAAGATCTGCAAAAGACTTTACAGGAGCAGGGATCCAAGAACGAAGGA tctaGCAACCTGAAGCAGAAGTTGGCAGCACACAT GGAAAAGTTGAATGAAGTTCATGATGAGTTACAGAAGAAAGAGGCTGATCTTGCAGAACTCCAGCCTGATGATAGTCAGAACC CCCAGAAGATtggagagctggaagcagcattGCGGAAAAAAGATGAGGATATGAAAGCAATGGAAGAGAGATATAAAATGTACCTTGAGAAAGCAAGAAAT GTGATAAAAACCTTAGACCCCAAGCTAAATCCCGCATCAGCAGAAATTATGTTGCTCAGAAAACAGTTAatggagaaagacaaaaaaattgaCGCACTAGAG GCTGAATTCAAACTTGCTAAGTTACGTGATTATGAGGAAAAGCTAATTGTAACTGCATGGTATAACAAG AGCATGACTCTTCAGAAGCTGGGTATGGAATCAAGATTAGTTGGCAGTAGTGGTGCCTACAGAGACGGTCCTGGACGCTCGTTCCTAGCTCAACAACGTCATGTCACCAATACCAGAAGGAATCTCACTGTTAAAGTACAGGGTGCAACATCTGACTAA